The nucleotide sequence ACGGTGTTCTCGCAGCGCTTCGACCTGTTCGGCACACACCCGACGTCCGGCGATGAGCCGGTCCGCCGGCGGTGACAGGTGCCTTATGCGACTTTCAGGTTCCGACGGCCTGGCTTGACGCTCAGGTGAACCCGCGCTCCGAGGCGAGCCAACATGTCGATGAGAGCGTCGGTGCTGAAGAGATCGATCCGACCGCGGAGAAGGTCACTGACGCGCGGCTGGGACACGCGCAGCACCTTCGCTGCCTCCCGCTGCTTGAGGCGGCGAGTCGTGATGAGCTTCTGGACCTGGATCATCAGATCCGCGCGGACAAGAAGATGCTCGGCCTCCTCGCGACGGAAGCCGAGATCCCGGAACACGTTGCCGGTCGAGGGCGTTACCTTGAGCTTCGTGGTCACTCTATCCTCCCGTCAAATGCCCAGTACGCCGCTGAGCGAGCAGAGCTCGGAATCGTTCGCTGGCGAGTTCTACGTCGACTTTAGGTGTCTTTCTCGTGCGCTTCTCGAACGCATGGAGCACATAGACGGCCTCCACGAACTTGGCGACATACAGGACGCGGTGCTCGAGCGCCGTGTGGATCCGAATCTCCCGGACTCCCGGCCCGATGGTTGGCATGTGTTTCGAATCCAGCGGCTCCAAGCCTTGCTGGACACGGCGAAGCTGAAACCCTCCCAGTCGCCTGGCAGCCCTGGGAAAAGCGCGAATGTCCCTGCGCGAGCTGCCGAGCCACTGGAGCCGCTTGTCGGACACGGCTCAATATATAAGTACTTGTATGTACGGTCAAGCGCAAAGTGGAGATGCCTGTTGGGGACGACGGAGTTGATGCCGTGAACGATCCCGGGTTTGTCCACCTCCAAGTCCGTTCGCACTACAGCCTGATGCGCGGTGCTTCGAGCCTGGAGGCGCTGTGCGATGCCGCGGCCGGGCGCGGCATGCGGGCGATCGCCTGCACCGACGTCGACGGATTGTACGGGGTCGTCCGTTTCCGGGAGATCGCCCTGGAGTGCGGACTGCGGCCGATCCTCGGGGCCGAGGTGACGTCGCCCGAGGCGGGGCGCGCGCGGGCGGGGGAGAGGGCGACGCTCCTGGTGAAGACGGCTGAGGGGTACGCCAACCTCTGCCGCATCCTGACGCGGCGGCACCTCGACCCCGGCTTCTCGGTCCAGGACGCGCTGCGGGATGATTCGGCGGGGCTTCTCGTTCTGTCGCCGTCGCTCGCCGTCCTGCGGGCGGCGCTCGAGGCGAAAGGACCGCGCGACCTCTACCTGGCGCTGAGGTCGTCGGCCGCCCCGTCGGCCGCGGAGGGGACATTCGAAAGGCTGCGCGCGGTGCGGCGGCTCGGGATCGAGCCGGTCGCGGTCAACGACGTGCACTTCGTGGACGCGGGCGGCTTCGACCTGCACCGGCTTTTGCGCGCCATCGCCCTCAACACGACGCTCGACCGCGTCCCGCCTGAAGAGCTGGCCTCGTCCCAGGCGTGGCTGAAGCCGCCCGCCGAGATGGAGCGCGCCTACCCGCACTGCCCGGAGGCGCTCGCGGCGACGGCGCGCATCGCCGAGGAGTGCGTCCTCGATAAGCCGCCCTGGGGCGCGCTCGTCTTCCCGCGCTTCGCCGATCTGTCGATCGACGGCGCACCGGCGGACCCGGGGGGCGACTCGTTTACCCTGCTGAAGACGCGCTGCGAGGAGGGGGCGCGCCGGCGTTACGGTGCCATCACCCCCGCCGTGCGCGCCCGGCTCGACCACGAGCTGGGGATCATCCGCGACAAGCGGTTCGCCGACTACTTCCTCGTCGTGCAGGAGATCGTGAAGCGCTCGCCTCGTACCTGTGGCCGGGGCTCGGCGGCGGCGTCGATCGTCTCCTACGTCCTCGGCATCACGCACGTCGAGCCGATCAGGCACGACCTGTACTTCGAGCGCTTCCTGAACCGCGGCCGCGTCGATCCCCCCGACATCGACGTGGACTTCTGCTGGGACGAGCGCGACGACCTGCTCGACTGGGTGTTCAAGACGATCGGCGAGGAGCGCACCGCGATGATCGCCAACCACGTCACCTTCAGGGCGCGCGCCGCGGTGCGCGAGGTGGCGAAGGTGTACGGCCTGCCCGACGCCGAGATCGCCCGGGTTGCGACCGGCCTGTCGCGCTACTGGGGGGCCGAGACGGCGCTCGAGGCGACGGCGCGCAGTCCGTTGTTCCGCGGCGGGGAGTTCGACCCGAAGCAGGGGGGCATGCTGGCGCGGCCGCCGTGGCCGGAGATCCTGCGCGCGGCCGCGCGTCTCGACGGCTTCCCGCGCCACCTGTCGGTGCACTGCGGCGGCGTGGTCATCGCCCCGGAGGGCGTCGAACGCCACGTGCCGGTCGAGCGCGCCGCCAAGGGGGTGCGGGTCATCCAGTGGGAGAAGGACCAGGCGGAGGAGGCCGGCCTGGTGAAGATCGATCTCCTGGGGAACAGGTCGCTGTCGGTCATCCGCGACGCCTGCGCCGCGGTGCGCGCGGCGGGCGGGCCGGACCTGCCGTACGGCTCGTTCGATCCGATCGACGATCCGCGCACACAGGAGAAGATGCGCGACGGCGACACGATGGGGGTGTTCTACGTCGAGTCGCCCGCCATGCGGCAGCTGCAGCAGAAGACGCGCCGCGGCGACTTCGAGCACCTGGTCATCCACTCGTCGATGATCCGGCCGGCGGCCAACGACTACATCCGCGAGTACGTGAGGCGGCTGCGCGGCGGCGCCTGGACGTCGCTCCACCCGATCCTGGACGAGGTGCTGCACGAGACCTACGGGATCATGTGCTACCAGGAGGACGTGGCGCGCACGGCTATCCGCATGGCCGGGTTCACCGACGCCGAGGCGGACGGGCTGCGCAAGGTCCTGTCGAAGAAATGGGCGGGGAAGAAGGTCGAGGACTACCGGCAGCAGTTCACCCGGGGCGCGCTCGCGCGCGGCGTGGCGCCGCACGTCGTCGAGGAAGTCTGGCGGATGATCCTGTCGTTCTCCGGCTACTCGTTCTGCAAGCCGCACTCGGCGTCGTACGCGCTCGTGTCGTTCAAGTCCTGCTACCTGAAAGCGCACCACCCGGCGGAATTCATGGCGGCGGTCATCAGCAACGGCGGCGGCTACTACTCGACCTTCGCCTACGTCTCCGAGTGCCGGCGGATGGGGCTCGAGGTCCTGCCGCCCGACGTCAACGACAGCGACAAGGCGTACACCGGGCGGGACCGGCGGGTGCGCGTCGGATTGATGCAGATCAAGGGGCTGCGCGACGAGGCGGTCGAGGCGGTCGTCGGAGAGCGGAAGGGGGGCGGGCCGTTCGCCTCGTTCGACGAGTTCCTCAGGCGCGTGCCGATCGATCCCTCCGACGCGCGGCTCCTCATCCGCGCCGGTGTGTTCGACGCCGTCGGCTTCGGCGCGAACGGCCGTCCGGCCCGAGCCGCCCCGGACCTGGCGATCCGGCCGCGCCTGCACTGGCGCCTCGCCGAGTGGGAGGTGAAGACGGGGGGGCGGTGCTCGGCGGCGCGCTCGCTGTTTCCTCCCGATCTCGGCCCTTTGCCCGAGCCGCGGTCGTACGACGAGAAGCATCTCCTGCGGGACGAGGCGGACACGCTCGGTTTTCTGGTGAGCCGCCATCCGCTGACGCTGTACCGCGGGCACCTCCTGGCGCTGCGGCGATCCGGCACGATACCGGTGCGCGCCACCGCCCTGAAGGAGCACGTCGGCCGGCGCGTGACCACGATCGGCTGGCTGATCACGGGCAAGGTCGTGACCACGAAAGACGACGAGCCGATGGAGTTCATCTCCTTCGAGGACACCACGGCGATCTACGAGACGACCTTCTTCCCGCGCGTCTACGAGCGCTTCTGCCGGATGCTGACGACGGCGCGGCCGTACGTGCTGAGGGGGAGGATCGAGGAGGACTTCGGCGCGCTGGCGATGACGGTCGAGGACGTGGAGTTTCTCGACCGCGCGGCGCCGGGTCGCGGCGCGCAGCGCCCGGCGCCGCCCGATCGCGATTACAATGACGCGGTCGCGGGTCCTTCATGATGCAGAGAGAACCGCGGAATCGCGCCCGGCCTCAGCCCCGGCGCCGGCGCTGCGCCGGCTCGGCCGGCGGCTCGGACAGGACCATCGTCACCTCCCGGCGGTGGCCGTCCCGCACGATCTCCAGGACGGCCCGCTCACCCGGCTTGAGACGCGACAGCTGGGTGCGCACGTCGTTGTCCGAGACGACCGGGCGGCCGCGGAACGAGACGATCACGTCGCCGCGCCTCAGACCGGCCTCGGCCGCCGGCCCGTCCGGATCGACGCCCGCCACGACGGCGCCGCGCGCGTCGTCCAGTCCGAAGGCGCGCGCCAGCTCCGGCGTCAGCCCCTGGATCGCGAGGCCGGTGTAGCCGCGCACCACCCGGCCGGTCTTCACGATGCTGTCCAGGACGTCACGCGCCATGTTGGACGGGATGGCGAAGCCGATCCCCTGGTAGCCGCCGGAGCGCGAGTAGATCGCGGTGTTGATGCCGATCACCTCGCCACGGGTGTTCACCAAAGCACCGCCGGAGTTGCCCGGGTTGATCGCTGCGTCGGTCTGGATGAAGTCCTCGTAGTCGGCCAGGCCCAGGCTGCCGCGGCCGATGGCGCTGATGATCCCCATGGTGACCGTCTCGCCCAGGCCGAACGGATTGCCGACCGCCAGGACGACGTCGCCCACCTCCATCTTTTCCGAGTCGCCCATGGCGGCGTGCGGCAGGGAATCCTTCTCGACCCGCAGGACGGCGAGATCGGTGCGCTGATCGGCCCCCAGGATGCGCGCCTTGGTCTCACGTCCGTCCGACAGGGCCACCTTGACTTCCTGGGCCTGCTCGACGACGTGATAGTTGGTGAGGATGGTCCCGCGCTCGTCGACGAACACGCCGGAGCCCAGACTCATCTCGCGCTTCTCGCGCGGCACGACGAGACCCGGGAACTGCTGCCCGAAGAAGTCGCGGAAGAACGGATCGACCAGAAACGGCGAGTACTCGTAGGTGCGGATCACCTTGAGGGACGAGATGTTCACGACCGCCGGCATGACGGCGCGGGCCACGGCGGCGTAGCCGTCCTGAGACGGCACCGCCGGGACGACGGGGGAAGCCGGCGCGGCCCCCGCAGCCGGACCGCTGTCCATCGCAGCCGCCGGGACGGCGCGGCCGGCCGGGACCACGGCGGACAGCGCCGCCCCCAGAAATGCGCCCGTAGCGAGAAGAGCGAGCGCGGTCGCGGGCTTCATGCGGTGCGAGGACGCCGGTTCATTGCATCCCTCTGAAAAAGGATGTAATTATACCCGCGGTCCGATCGGTCTTCGAGGAGGAGAACGAACGTGCTCGAGTCCTGGCAGACGATGAGTCCCCTGGTGATCGATTTCCTGCCGAAGGCGCTCCTGGCGATCGCCTGCGGCGGTCTCATCGGGGTCGAGCGCGAGATCAAGAACAAGCCGGCCGGCTTCCGCACCAACATCCTCATCTGTCTCGGGTCGATGCTGTTCATGTGGCTGTCGGCGCAGGTCGCCATGGTCGTCGCGGTCGGGCGACCGGCCGATCCCGGCCGCATCGCGGCGCAGGTGGTGGCGGGGATCGGCTTCCTCGGCGCCGGCACGATCATCCAGTCGCGGGGACGGATCACCGGCCTGACGTCGGCGGCGATGATCTGGGTGGTGTCGGCGGTCGGCATGACCATCGGCGCGGGGTACAGCATCATCGGGGTCATCACCACGGGTCTGGTGCTCCTGGTGCTGGTGGGGCTGGGACTGCTGGAGCGGCGGGTGTTCCGGCGCTGTATCTTCTACGATCTGCAGATCGCCTTCGACGACGACCAGGGGCGGACACGGCGCGAAATCGAGCACGCCCTGCGTTCCCTCGGACGACCCCTCGAGGCGTTCAACCTCAGGCGGGCGGGGGACCACCTCGTCCTGACCGTCCCGTACTGCGACGCCCACCCCCACCACAAGAAGTTCCTGGGGGAGCTGTGGAAGATCGAGGGCGTGCGTGAAGTCCGGCCCCTGCGCTGACCCTCGACTGCGGAGGGGACGACCCCGCTCCCCGCTCAGTAGGTCGTCTCGACCTGCAGCCCGCTCGGGATCTCGAGGCCCAGAAGCTTCGCCGTGGACCCGTTCACGGCCAGCTCGAACTCCCTGGAGCGCAGGATCTTGAAGTCGGACGGCTGAAAAACGCCGCGCAGGATCTCCTGGGCCACGCGTGAGGTCTCCTCTCCCAGCCTCTCGTACGACGCGCCGTACGAGAACAGCGCGCCGCGCTCCACCCATTCCGGCGTCGGGACGGCCAGCGGCACGTGGTTCTTCAGGGACCAGGAGGTGATGATGTCCTGCGCGCGACGCGTGGAGGTGAGGTCGTCGTTGGGCGCGATGAGAACGTCGATCCTTCCCCGCAATCCGTTGAGGGCCGGCAGCAGCTCGCCGGTCGTGCGGCAGAGTCGGAGCTCCACCGTCAGCCCGCGGTGCTGCGCGCTGTCCTTCAGGTCGCGCGCCAGGAGCGAGGAGGTGTCGGCCTGGTACACCAGCCCGACGCGGCGCAGGTGGGGCAGGACCGAGGCGACACGCTCGAACAGGCGGTCGGAGTCCGGCTGGTTGATCAGAAAACCGATCGTCTCGGCCTCGAGGTCGTAACGACGCGGGTCGGTGATCAGGGTCAGGATCGAGGGGATGTCCGGGACGTCCCGCCGGATCAGACGGGCCGCGCGAAGACCGGCGCCGACGATGAGGTCCGGGTGCTCGGCTCGGACGCGCCTGACCGTCTCGGCGGCATCCCGTTCGCGGTCGAGCTCGACGACACGCACCGGGACACCGACATGCGTCTCGAAGCCGCGGATGAACTCCTCGTACGGGAACGGGTCGCGGGTGACGAGCGCCACGATGTCGCGGTCCCCCGGGTGCTTCAGACGGAAATTGACCGTGCGGGTGCGGCCCGCCTCGGAGAACATCCCCGAATAGGCCAGGGAACGGAACCCCGTCCCCTCGGCGCTCACCGAGCAGGTGTGATTCGGAGGAATCGCGGGGAAGCGGTAGCGTCCGCGCGCGTCCGTGGTCGCCCGGCTGGTCGTGATACCGTCGCCGCTCATCGTCACGATGGCGCCTGGGATGGGCGTTCCGGAAGCGTCGGCCACGACACCGGAGATCGTCGCGACCTCCTGCGAGGCCTGCAGTGTGATGGACAGGAAGAGGCAGGCGAGGGGTGCCGCCGCCAGAAAGAGCGATCGGCGTCTTCTGATCATCGGGACCTCCAGGGCGCCCGGGACGGCGACCCGACTTCGCTGGACCCCCGAACCAAGGTGGCAGCGTTCTTATCCCCACTTATAGGCCTCTGCGGCCGGCAGGTCAATGGGCGAGGGGCCCCCGCGCGGCATTGACACAGCGTCCGAAGACGTCCTAGGATGCGCCCCTTCAGCCCAGGCCCATGCGCGGGCATCGAGAAGGCGCCGGACGATGAAGGCTCTCCTGAAGACCGAGTTCCCCGGATTGAAGCTGCTGGGTAGCGGCAAGGTGCGGGACAACTACGACCTGGGAGACTCCCTGCTGATCGTCTCGACCGATCGGATCTCCGCCTTCGATCACATCCTCCCGAACGGCATCCCGGACAAGGGGAAGGTCCTGAACCAGATCTCGATCTTCTGGTTCGAGATGACGGCCGGGCTGGTCCGAAATCATCTGAAGGAGCACAGGGTGGAGCGGTTTCCCGGACCCCTGGCGCCGCACGCCGAGGTCCTTGGCGGTCGCTCGGTCGTCGTGAAACGTCTCGAGATGCTGCCGATCGAGTGCGTGGTGCGCGGTTACCTGGCCGGGTCGGGGTTCAAGGATTACCGGAAGACGGGGACGGTCTGCGGCGTGCGGCTTCCGGAGGGACTCCAGGAGTCGTCGAGGCTTCCGGAACCGATCTTCACTCCGTCCACGAAGGCGGTCACGGGGCACGACGAGAACATCCCCTTCGCCAAGGTCGTCGACCTGGTGGGCCGCGCGGACGCGGAGAGGGTGCGCGATCTCAGCCTGGCGATCTACAAGAGCGCCTGCGAGCACGCCGAGTCACGCGGCATTCTGATCGCCGACACGAAGTTCGAGTTCGGCCGCGATCGGGAGGGTCTGGTCCTGGCCGACGAAGTCCTCACTCCAGACTCCTCGCGTTTCTGGCCCCGGGAGAGCTACAGACCCGGCGGACCGCAGCCGTCCCTCGACAAGCAGTACGTGCGCGATCACCTCGAGTCGGTCGGCTGGGACAAGAACCCACCGGCGCCGCGTCTCCCGGACGAGATCGTCGAAGGGACTCGGAAACGCTACCTGGACATCTTCAAGAGACTGACAGGCAGGACACTCGAGTAGGGACGCTCCCGCGCCGCCGCAGCGTCAGGATCGGGCGGTAGGGTCGAAGCCCGCGATGTCGTCCGCCCCGAGGGCCGCGATGGCCCGGCGCGAACGCTCCAGCGCGGCGGCCGGGTCGCGGGGGGCGCGGCGCTTCTTGAGGTAGGCGGTCCTGACCGCCCCGATCCTGTCGAGCGAAAGGATGAGGCGCTTCGCGTTGATTTCCCCCCGGCGCGCCGCCGCGAGGACCCCCTCGTAGGCCGCGAGGATCTTCTCCTCCGAGCCACAGAACATCAGCCCGTCGTTGCCCGCCGAGAGGGCGGCGAGGGCCTGGGCGGCCGCCCCTTGCTTCTGCTCCACGGCTCCCATCTCGAGATCGTCCGTGACGATCACCCCCCGGTAGCGCAGCCGACGGCGAAGGAGGCCATCGATGACGGCTCTCGACAGGGTCGCCGGGCCGGTCGAGCG is from Candidatus Dormiibacterota bacterium and encodes:
- a CDS encoding helix-turn-helix transcriptional regulator, which translates into the protein MTTKLKVTPSTGNVFRDLGFRREEAEHLLVRADLMIQVQKLITTRRLKQREAAKVLRVSQPRVSDLLRGRIDLFSTDALIDMLARLGARVHLSVKPGRRNLKVA
- a CDS encoding type II toxin-antitoxin system RelE/ParE family toxin; the encoded protein is MSDKRLQWLGSSRRDIRAFPRAARRLGGFQLRRVQQGLEPLDSKHMPTIGPGVREIRIHTALEHRVLYVAKFVEAVYVLHAFEKRTRKTPKVDVELASERFRALLAQRRTGHLTGG
- a CDS encoding DNA polymerase III subunit alpha → MNDPGFVHLQVRSHYSLMRGASSLEALCDAAAGRGMRAIACTDVDGLYGVVRFREIALECGLRPILGAEVTSPEAGRARAGERATLLVKTAEGYANLCRILTRRHLDPGFSVQDALRDDSAGLLVLSPSLAVLRAALEAKGPRDLYLALRSSAAPSAAEGTFERLRAVRRLGIEPVAVNDVHFVDAGGFDLHRLLRAIALNTTLDRVPPEELASSQAWLKPPAEMERAYPHCPEALAATARIAEECVLDKPPWGALVFPRFADLSIDGAPADPGGDSFTLLKTRCEEGARRRYGAITPAVRARLDHELGIIRDKRFADYFLVVQEIVKRSPRTCGRGSAAASIVSYVLGITHVEPIRHDLYFERFLNRGRVDPPDIDVDFCWDERDDLLDWVFKTIGEERTAMIANHVTFRARAAVREVAKVYGLPDAEIARVATGLSRYWGAETALEATARSPLFRGGEFDPKQGGMLARPPWPEILRAAARLDGFPRHLSVHCGGVVIAPEGVERHVPVERAAKGVRVIQWEKDQAEEAGLVKIDLLGNRSLSVIRDACAAVRAAGGPDLPYGSFDPIDDPRTQEKMRDGDTMGVFYVESPAMRQLQQKTRRGDFEHLVIHSSMIRPAANDYIREYVRRLRGGAWTSLHPILDEVLHETYGIMCYQEDVARTAIRMAGFTDAEADGLRKVLSKKWAGKKVEDYRQQFTRGALARGVAPHVVEEVWRMILSFSGYSFCKPHSASYALVSFKSCYLKAHHPAEFMAAVISNGGGYYSTFAYVSECRRMGLEVLPPDVNDSDKAYTGRDRRVRVGLMQIKGLRDEAVEAVVGERKGGGPFASFDEFLRRVPIDPSDARLLIRAGVFDAVGFGANGRPARAAPDLAIRPRLHWRLAEWEVKTGGRCSAARSLFPPDLGPLPEPRSYDEKHLLRDEADTLGFLVSRHPLTLYRGHLLALRRSGTIPVRATALKEHVGRRVTTIGWLITGKVVTTKDDEPMEFISFEDTTAIYETTFFPRVYERFCRMLTTARPYVLRGRIEEDFGALAMTVEDVEFLDRAAPGRGAQRPAPPDRDYNDAVAGPS
- a CDS encoding Do family serine endopeptidase, producing MKPATALALLATGAFLGAALSAVVPAGRAVPAAAMDSGPAAGAAPASPVVPAVPSQDGYAAVARAVMPAVVNISSLKVIRTYEYSPFLVDPFFRDFFGQQFPGLVVPREKREMSLGSGVFVDERGTILTNYHVVEQAQEVKVALSDGRETKARILGADQRTDLAVLRVEKDSLPHAAMGDSEKMEVGDVVLAVGNPFGLGETVTMGIISAIGRGSLGLADYEDFIQTDAAINPGNSGGALVNTRGEVIGINTAIYSRSGGYQGIGFAIPSNMARDVLDSIVKTGRVVRGYTGLAIQGLTPELARAFGLDDARGAVVAGVDPDGPAAEAGLRRGDVIVSFRGRPVVSDNDVRTQLSRLKPGERAVLEIVRDGHRREVTMVLSEPPAEPAQRRRRG
- a CDS encoding MgtC/SapB family protein, with translation MLESWQTMSPLVIDFLPKALLAIACGGLIGVEREIKNKPAGFRTNILICLGSMLFMWLSAQVAMVVAVGRPADPGRIAAQVVAGIGFLGAGTIIQSRGRITGLTSAAMIWVVSAVGMTIGAGYSIIGVITTGLVLLVLVGLGLLERRVFRRCIFYDLQIAFDDDQGRTRREIEHALRSLGRPLEAFNLRRAGDHLVLTVPYCDAHPHHKKFLGELWKIEGVREVRPLR
- a CDS encoding ABC transporter substrate binding protein, yielding MIRRRRSLFLAAAPLACLFLSITLQASQEVATISGVVADASGTPIPGAIVTMSGDGITTSRATTDARGRYRFPAIPPNHTCSVSAEGTGFRSLAYSGMFSEAGRTRTVNFRLKHPGDRDIVALVTRDPFPYEEFIRGFETHVGVPVRVVELDRERDAAETVRRVRAEHPDLIVGAGLRAARLIRRDVPDIPSILTLITDPRRYDLEAETIGFLINQPDSDRLFERVASVLPHLRRVGLVYQADTSSLLARDLKDSAQHRGLTVELRLCRTTGELLPALNGLRGRIDVLIAPNDDLTSTRRAQDIITSWSLKNHVPLAVPTPEWVERGALFSYGASYERLGEETSRVAQEILRGVFQPSDFKILRSREFELAVNGSTAKLLGLEIPSGLQVETTY
- a CDS encoding phosphoribosylaminoimidazolesuccinocarboxamide synthase, producing the protein MKALLKTEFPGLKLLGSGKVRDNYDLGDSLLIVSTDRISAFDHILPNGIPDKGKVLNQISIFWFEMTAGLVRNHLKEHRVERFPGPLAPHAEVLGGRSVVVKRLEMLPIECVVRGYLAGSGFKDYRKTGTVCGVRLPEGLQESSRLPEPIFTPSTKAVTGHDENIPFAKVVDLVGRADAERVRDLSLAIYKSACEHAESRGILIADTKFEFGRDREGLVLADEVLTPDSSRFWPRESYRPGGPQPSLDKQYVRDHLESVGWDKNPPAPRLPDEIVEGTRKRYLDIFKRLTGRTLE